One part of the Mariniblastus fucicola genome encodes these proteins:
- a CDS encoding zinc ribbon domain-containing protein produces MAKPAKKIWCPKCHKRHRLPADAGGMTLRCRGCRFAFRVQDGLTEEPGSSAELMPEEALVAPARNVEPAHYASTEVLPFNESSGGAFPATPSNPDRRPENEPVGLGDDPVDLDDDYDDILNVLETPSTDPLAPPRAHAGKKNKASAKSLVQRDDGSLPDSATPGDDSNSNVTAVREPVTRQQLRAHRNARQFWMLVSLLIACVLAGVSWFSLNLFIAPKLGHWERKMLYAMGVPARWLPLQNDGGEILLPPNHVKLRGDHVELADRDDFFRDEFPTADRVGMPEPEDMAVNGGRDREPDRRGDRRGGLQPIGGARIAPGNNPNANKGAANRADRRNFGRRANRRNQPAVDAWQPPSISNSDIQMVATRGIDPKLTQMFAIDTNSDLNVALVRDHVFSISRGNRLSVFSIQSNSVLVSRKLDRDVAAVCAAAEDRISDRPAMWILYESGKLEKWELLAGQLNRLIETSVSPVFKEKHRNVAAGKRTIAYNHEGKIVIANVLEAASRIGSSTSVPVDGEVFALRFSKDSSQVLAVVEDSAVLIDAANGKIVSTTRLPDLSGKPPLQSSGVSVSADLSTVFLCQRGVIDAISIADRAVAGQYWGSLPIPIRGVSGNGNSLLGLTDGSPSQASLFTVSEMLQRSGSSRSGDSDRTEPMAKDGPEAGKSPTLLRDDDASNVAAKVPFEIDRSPAFSAPIKSIQTLPRNRIAVLTSGRETNSILIATRNDGWKTTALKLDPGFKIQGVAVAEDLSRFAIHSDNVVQSWKILDLDAGTTEFVSESPVNDSKITKLMLTGDGERVVSGDASGKVYASSFETGKQTGSLLGFRSGIVEITSRGNEGFVAMDRSGIATGSGNTNRDRITSFGTSIRGASALSENGGRIAYGYSGKIRVADVSSQKVRSEFSSQVRPESIKFSNSQKYLLLQGRDAVAIWDWRKKELVRTYRFGSRSVPVTVDLGIGGDDQTVAVVTGRELNQISIFEMPQPNE; encoded by the coding sequence ATGGCGAAGCCGGCGAAGAAAATCTGGTGTCCGAAGTGTCACAAACGACATCGACTTCCAGCAGACGCCGGCGGAATGACGCTCCGATGTCGTGGCTGCAGGTTCGCGTTCCGCGTTCAGGATGGTTTGACTGAGGAACCCGGATCGTCAGCCGAATTGATGCCAGAAGAAGCTCTGGTTGCTCCGGCCAGAAACGTCGAGCCCGCACACTACGCGTCGACAGAAGTCCTCCCGTTCAATGAATCGTCCGGTGGAGCATTCCCCGCGACGCCGTCGAACCCGGATCGGCGACCGGAAAACGAGCCTGTTGGTTTGGGTGACGATCCTGTCGACCTCGACGACGACTACGACGATATTCTGAACGTGCTGGAAACGCCCAGCACCGATCCGCTTGCGCCGCCGCGAGCCCACGCTGGTAAAAAGAATAAAGCGTCGGCGAAATCTTTGGTTCAGCGTGACGATGGAAGCCTGCCGGATTCCGCGACTCCCGGTGATGATTCGAATTCGAACGTCACGGCGGTGCGTGAGCCCGTGACGCGGCAACAGCTTCGGGCGCATCGGAACGCTCGGCAGTTTTGGATGCTGGTTAGCCTGTTGATCGCCTGTGTGCTGGCTGGAGTTTCGTGGTTTTCGTTGAATCTTTTCATTGCTCCCAAACTCGGACATTGGGAGCGAAAAATGCTCTACGCGATGGGCGTGCCGGCCCGTTGGCTTCCGCTTCAGAATGACGGAGGCGAAATTTTGCTTCCGCCAAACCATGTCAAACTGCGCGGAGACCATGTTGAGTTGGCGGATCGCGACGATTTCTTTCGAGACGAGTTTCCGACAGCCGATCGAGTGGGAATGCCCGAGCCCGAAGACATGGCCGTCAATGGAGGCCGCGATCGCGAACCGGATCGACGAGGGGATCGGCGAGGCGGATTGCAACCGATTGGGGGCGCAAGGATTGCTCCAGGAAACAACCCGAACGCCAACAAGGGTGCTGCCAATCGCGCTGATCGTCGCAACTTTGGCCGCCGAGCCAACCGTCGGAATCAGCCAGCGGTGGATGCGTGGCAGCCACCTTCGATTTCGAACTCGGATATCCAGATGGTCGCCACGCGCGGCATCGACCCGAAGTTGACTCAGATGTTTGCTATCGACACGAATTCCGACCTGAACGTCGCTCTGGTTCGAGACCACGTTTTCTCCATCAGTCGCGGCAATCGACTTTCTGTGTTCTCGATTCAATCCAATTCCGTGCTGGTCAGCCGCAAGCTCGATCGCGACGTCGCAGCGGTTTGTGCGGCGGCAGAGGATCGAATTTCAGATCGGCCCGCGATGTGGATTCTTTACGAAAGTGGAAAGCTGGAAAAGTGGGAGTTGCTCGCCGGTCAGCTCAATCGATTGATCGAAACTTCGGTGAGTCCTGTGTTCAAGGAAAAACACCGTAACGTTGCCGCGGGCAAGCGAACCATCGCTTACAACCATGAAGGCAAAATTGTCATCGCCAATGTCCTTGAAGCCGCCTCCAGAATCGGAAGCTCGACCAGCGTCCCGGTTGACGGCGAGGTCTTTGCATTGCGATTCTCGAAAGACAGCTCTCAAGTTCTCGCGGTCGTCGAAGACAGTGCGGTCTTGATCGATGCCGCCAACGGAAAAATTGTCTCTACAACGCGGTTGCCGGATTTGTCGGGCAAGCCGCCGCTGCAGAGTTCCGGAGTTAGCGTTTCGGCTGATTTATCAACCGTTTTCCTGTGTCAGCGTGGTGTGATCGATGCGATTTCGATCGCTGATCGGGCTGTCGCCGGACAGTATTGGGGAAGCCTGCCAATTCCAATTCGTGGCGTTTCGGGGAACGGTAACAGCCTGCTCGGGCTAACGGACGGCTCGCCATCGCAAGCTTCCCTGTTCACCGTTTCTGAGATGTTACAACGTTCGGGTTCGAGTCGTTCAGGGGATTCGGATCGAACAGAACCGATGGCGAAGGATGGACCGGAGGCAGGAAAGTCGCCGACACTGTTGCGTGACGACGATGCATCAAACGTCGCAGCCAAAGTTCCTTTCGAGATCGATCGCTCTCCGGCTTTCAGTGCTCCGATCAAGTCGATTCAAACGTTGCCTCGCAACAGAATCGCAGTCCTGACTTCCGGGCGAGAGACCAACTCAATCCTGATCGCGACGCGAAACGACGGTTGGAAAACAACTGCTTTAAAGTTGGATCCGGGATTCAAAATACAGGGCGTTGCGGTTGCTGAAGATCTTTCCCGGTTCGCGATCCATTCCGACAATGTGGTCCAGTCCTGGAAGATCCTTGACCTGGACGCGGGCACAACAGAATTCGTTTCCGAGTCGCCAGTCAATGATTCAAAGATTACAAAACTGATGCTGACTGGAGACGGCGAACGAGTTGTCTCGGGGGACGCATCGGGCAAAGTGTATGCGTCCAGTTTTGAAACCGGAAAACAAACGGGAAGTCTGCTCGGATTTCGCAGCGGGATTGTGGAAATCACTTCGCGTGGCAATGAAGGGTTTGTCGCGATGGACCGCAGCGGCATTGCGACCGGCAGCGGCAATACAAACCGCGACAGGATCACCTCGTTTGGAACCAGTATCCGTGGTGCATCTGCACTCTCGGAGAACGGAGGACGAATCGCATATGGCTACAGCGGGAAAATTCGTGTTGCCGATGTGAGCAGTCAGAAAGTTCGGTCGGAGTTCAGCTCTCAAGTTCGACCGGAATCGATCAAGTTCTCAAACAGCCAAAAGTATTTGTTGTTGCAGGGACGTGATGCAGTCGCCATTTGGGATTGGCGAAAGAAAGAATTGGTGCGGACGTATCGTTTTGGTTCGCGGTCTGTACCGGTTACTGTCGATTTGGGCATCGGAGGTGACGATCAAACTGTTGCCGTCGTGACAGGCAGGGAGCTGAATCAAATTTCGATTTTTGAAATGCCGCAACCGAACGAATAG
- the uvrB gene encoding excinuclease ABC subunit UvrB codes for MFKLESPFKPGGDQPQAIDSLVAGIKNGQKHQVLMGVTGSGKTFTMANVIQKIQKPTLVISHNKTLAAQLYSEFKEFFPHNAVHYFVSYYDYYQPEAYIPQRDIYIEKDASINEDIDRLRLATTSSLVSRKDVIIIASVSSIYGLGSPEDYKNMMVAIKVGESIDRDKMLGKLIEIQYQRNDIAFERSRFRVRGDSVEIWPSYEEFAYRVEFWGDEIEKISVINPLTGESFEKVDSIYIYPAKHFVSSEDRIQQAVKRIRLELKERLEFFQNAGKLLEAQRLNARTRFDLEMMEQVGHCPGIENYSRHIAGREEGQEPETLYNFFPKDFLLFIDESHVTVSQVRAMYAGDQSRKNTLIDHGFRLPSARDNRPLQFEEWENRINKVVYVSATPNDYEMEKTEGEVVEQIIRPTGLLDPIVEVLPASGQVNHLLGEAKERIAAGDRVLVTALTKRLAEDLATFFCDNGVSAKWLHSELDAFERVELLRDLRLGVYDCLIGVNLLREGLDLPEVSLVGILDADKEGFLRSETSLIQTIGRSARNVNARVILYGDKITKAMKNAIEETARRRKIQEDYNTANNITPHTVKKEIKDGIQADLKNRADATAKATAENTTYITEEYVNELRTEMLQAAEDLEFERAGSLRDRISQLQENIGKPLDSVESSTKGRKKKGRRKASKVPRPRKQ; via the coding sequence ATGTTCAAACTCGAATCCCCCTTCAAACCTGGCGGCGATCAACCTCAAGCCATCGACAGTCTGGTGGCCGGAATCAAAAACGGCCAAAAGCACCAGGTTCTGATGGGTGTCACCGGTTCGGGAAAGACGTTCACGATGGCCAACGTGATCCAGAAAATTCAGAAGCCAACGTTGGTGATCTCGCACAACAAAACATTGGCGGCTCAGCTGTACAGCGAATTCAAAGAGTTTTTTCCGCACAACGCGGTCCATTATTTCGTCAGCTATTACGATTACTACCAGCCAGAAGCTTACATCCCTCAACGGGACATCTACATCGAGAAAGACGCTTCGATCAATGAGGATATCGATCGACTTCGCCTGGCAACCACCAGTTCTCTGGTCAGCCGCAAGGACGTGATCATCATCGCCAGCGTTTCGAGTATTTACGGACTCGGTTCGCCGGAAGACTACAAGAACATGATGGTGGCGATCAAAGTCGGCGAATCGATCGACCGGGACAAAATGCTTGGCAAACTGATCGAGATTCAGTACCAGCGCAACGACATTGCGTTCGAGCGTTCTCGATTTCGCGTCCGCGGCGATAGTGTCGAGATCTGGCCTTCGTATGAGGAGTTTGCCTATCGCGTTGAGTTCTGGGGCGATGAGATCGAAAAGATTTCGGTCATCAATCCGCTGACGGGTGAGTCGTTCGAGAAAGTGGACAGCATCTACATTTATCCGGCCAAGCACTTTGTAAGTTCGGAGGATCGGATCCAGCAGGCGGTCAAACGGATTCGTCTTGAACTAAAAGAGCGGTTGGAGTTTTTTCAGAACGCGGGCAAACTGCTCGAAGCCCAGCGGCTCAACGCACGTACCCGGTTTGATTTGGAGATGATGGAGCAAGTCGGCCATTGCCCTGGCATCGAGAACTACAGTCGCCACATCGCCGGTCGAGAGGAAGGTCAGGAACCGGAAACTCTGTACAACTTTTTCCCAAAGGATTTTCTGCTGTTCATCGATGAGTCTCACGTCACGGTGTCTCAGGTTCGAGCCATGTATGCGGGCGACCAGAGCCGAAAAAACACGCTGATCGACCACGGTTTTCGGCTGCCAAGTGCACGTGACAATCGTCCGTTGCAGTTTGAAGAATGGGAAAACAGGATCAATAAAGTCGTTTACGTCTCGGCGACGCCGAACGACTACGAGATGGAAAAAACCGAGGGCGAAGTTGTCGAACAAATCATTCGGCCGACTGGTTTGCTTGATCCAATCGTGGAAGTTCTTCCGGCCAGCGGACAAGTAAACCATCTACTCGGAGAGGCCAAGGAACGGATTGCGGCGGGAGATCGCGTCCTGGTCACGGCGTTGACAAAACGGCTGGCAGAAGACCTCGCAACGTTCTTTTGTGACAACGGAGTGTCCGCAAAGTGGCTGCACAGCGAACTGGATGCGTTTGAACGCGTCGAGCTGTTACGTGACTTACGGCTTGGCGTTTACGACTGCCTGATCGGTGTGAACTTGCTGCGTGAAGGACTCGATTTGCCTGAAGTTTCGCTCGTCGGAATTCTGGACGCAGACAAGGAAGGCTTTCTACGAAGTGAAACGTCGCTGATCCAGACGATCGGTCGTTCGGCTCGAAACGTAAACGCCCGAGTCATCCTTTACGGCGACAAAATCACCAAGGCGATGAAGAATGCGATCGAAGAAACGGCGCGGCGTCGCAAAATCCAGGAGGACTACAACACGGCAAACAATATCACGCCACACACGGTGAAAAAGGAAATCAAGGATGGCATCCAGGCGGATTTGAAGAACCGGGCTGACGCGACGGCGAAGGCGACCGCCGAAAATACAACGTACATTACGGAAGAATACGTGAACGAATTGCGGACCGAGATGTTGCAGGCGGCGGAGGATCTGGAGTTCGAACGCGCGGGTTCGCTGCGGGACCGAATTTCACAACTGCAAGAGAACATCGGCAAGCCGCTCGACAGCGTAGAGTCATCGACGAAAGGTCGCAAAAAGAAGGGTCGCCGAAAGGCCTCGAAAGTTCCTCGCCCCAGAAAGCAATAG
- a CDS encoding sigma 54-interacting transcriptional regulator: MGKSTKKNKSDGPFAYLVIRDGKKWSDVFRLIPGRTVTIGRSPTNQIVIKEDQASRQHAEIFFSDGAWTVRDLNSRNGTAIGEEPLSGDRKLNVGDVVWIAGTQMSFVEDLSAAYGKKDQQKVFSRVEIGGETIVGLEVSDSDEEVTQTNVAAEVTEPQTITHRRQKTKFLDHDNEDLEELKDPIPKFGIAATRLCRLAFDLAKETTARGVARMAMDNLMDMSGVDSGAVMLVPRARRTTTDPEHLEILAWSSTNRPEYQRVSKFLTETVLRNGEAVLARDVQDDSALGLRDSSGKIHATSVICAPIRMNARTVGLIHLYSTIPAKVLDPDDLEFTLAVAETVGLALKTRYREQKLVDDLSRTRSEIDQLRNQLNVESEIVGSSPAMLKVHQQIHRAAPSKATVLVRGESGVGKELVARAVHFSSDRRNGPFVCLNCAALTESLLESELFGHEKGAFTGATERKAGKFEAADKGTLMLDEIGEMSPSIQAKFLRVLEGHPFERVGGSKAIRVNVRVIAATNRDLEEEVRNGKFRKDLFFRLHVVQIDVPPLRHRPEDIQVLADFFLQKYNGETGRKIKGYSPHVRHQLQRYRWPGNVRELKNVVERAVVLAQGETIEMEDLTLTKLSTASESQFDLGTLVDEYRPMSLEEVECRHIEQTLASTAWNKSKAAAILGVERSTLDRKIKKYGLKKTV, encoded by the coding sequence ATGGGCAAATCTACGAAAAAGAACAAGTCTGACGGTCCGTTTGCCTATCTGGTCATTCGAGACGGTAAAAAATGGTCTGATGTTTTCAGGCTGATACCCGGTAGGACCGTCACAATCGGGCGCTCGCCGACGAATCAGATCGTCATCAAGGAGGATCAGGCCAGCCGCCAACACGCCGAAATCTTCTTTTCCGACGGTGCCTGGACGGTCCGTGATCTTAACAGCCGCAATGGTACGGCCATCGGAGAAGAACCGCTTTCCGGAGATCGAAAGCTGAATGTCGGTGACGTTGTTTGGATCGCTGGCACCCAAATGTCTTTCGTAGAAGATCTTTCTGCAGCTTATGGGAAAAAAGATCAGCAAAAAGTTTTCTCGCGAGTCGAAATCGGCGGAGAAACGATTGTTGGCCTTGAGGTCAGCGACAGCGACGAAGAGGTGACGCAGACAAACGTTGCAGCAGAAGTCACCGAACCGCAAACGATTACACACCGGCGACAGAAGACCAAGTTCCTCGACCACGACAACGAGGACCTCGAAGAGCTGAAAGATCCGATTCCCAAATTTGGCATCGCGGCAACAAGGCTATGTCGTCTGGCGTTTGACCTGGCGAAAGAAACGACGGCTCGAGGCGTTGCCAGAATGGCGATGGACAACCTGATGGATATGTCGGGTGTTGATTCCGGAGCGGTAATGTTGGTGCCACGCGCTCGCCGGACAACGACCGATCCGGAACACCTCGAAATTCTGGCTTGGTCCAGTACCAATCGTCCCGAATATCAACGCGTGTCCAAGTTTCTGACTGAAACCGTTTTGCGAAACGGCGAAGCGGTATTGGCTCGTGATGTCCAAGACGACAGCGCACTTGGATTGCGGGACTCGTCAGGCAAGATTCACGCGACCAGTGTGATTTGTGCTCCGATTCGAATGAACGCTCGCACGGTCGGGCTGATTCATCTCTATTCGACCATCCCGGCAAAAGTTCTCGACCCGGACGATCTGGAGTTTACGTTGGCCGTGGCGGAGACCGTTGGGCTGGCGTTGAAAACTCGATATCGCGAACAGAAACTTGTCGACGACCTGTCGCGAACTCGCAGCGAAATCGATCAACTGCGAAATCAGCTGAATGTCGAAAGCGAGATCGTTGGCTCGAGTCCGGCGATGTTAAAAGTCCACCAGCAGATTCACCGCGCGGCGCCAAGCAAAGCGACGGTTTTGGTCCGCGGCGAAAGCGGCGTCGGCAAAGAGCTTGTCGCGCGAGCGGTTCACTTTTCCAGCGACCGTCGGAACGGGCCGTTTGTTTGTTTGAACTGTGCGGCATTGACCGAGTCGCTGCTTGAGAGCGAACTTTTCGGGCACGAGAAAGGTGCCTTCACCGGAGCCACGGAACGTAAGGCGGGTAAGTTCGAAGCGGCCGACAAAGGCACGTTGATGCTGGACGAGATCGGCGAGATGAGCCCTTCGATTCAGGCCAAATTCTTGCGTGTCCTCGAGGGGCATCCGTTTGAGCGAGTCGGCGGTTCCAAAGCTATTCGAGTCAACGTTCGCGTGATCGCGGCGACGAATCGTGATCTTGAGGAGGAAGTTCGAAACGGCAAGTTCCGCAAAGACCTGTTCTTTCGTTTGCACGTCGTCCAAATCGATGTTCCGCCGCTACGGCATCGCCCCGAAGACATCCAGGTGTTGGCGGACTTCTTCCTGCAAAAGTACAATGGAGAGACGGGACGGAAAATCAAAGGTTACTCGCCGCATGTTCGTCACCAATTGCAACGATACCGCTGGCCGGGCAACGTGCGCGAGCTGAAGAACGTGGTCGAGCGGGCGGTTGTTTTGGCTCAGGGGGAAACCATTGAGATGGAAGACCTGACGCTGACAAAACTCTCGACGGCGAGTGAATCGCAGTTCGATTTGGGGACTTTGGTTGATGAGTATCGGCCGATGTCGCTGGAGGAAGTCGAGTGTCGCCACATTGAGCAGACTCTGGCGTCGACCGCGTGGAACAAAAGTAAAGCAGCGGCGATCCTTGGTGTGGAGCGTTCCACACTGGACCGGAAAATCAAGAAGTACGGACTCAAAAAAACGGTTTGA
- a CDS encoding phosphatidate phosphatase App1 family protein encodes MINLKPGGRRESQTQLLSYPAWGYQLESGNWRLNLSGVAWLSPVVFTRRQKMMIRMLGNVMKVAPEEMERDVFLNRINPFMAEADKRRRVVATVGGQGFSLRKKTRGNGHFRNWLIVPSELVDAACDGSSEGSQVLPIKLTIDGDEATDSVNARLLPHRGLSIVSDIDDTVKDSVVGDRRELLNNTFIRDFRCVDGMAETYQAWEKLGAEFHYVSSSPWQLFEPLVELQENFGLPIGTMHLRNFRLRDQLFKKLIIRRQGKRLAITKLLKCFPNRDFVLVGDSGEKDPEIYLKVCKRFPGRIKGLFIRDLEHRPMDDELFDAIQSAMGPNLCSRFTDGEDLFNKASSVFAEY; translated from the coding sequence ATGATCAATCTCAAGCCCGGCGGAAGACGGGAATCTCAAACCCAACTGCTGAGCTATCCGGCTTGGGGGTATCAGCTTGAATCCGGAAATTGGCGGCTGAACCTGTCCGGTGTCGCATGGCTTTCGCCCGTTGTGTTCACACGACGGCAGAAGATGATGATCCGGATGCTGGGTAACGTCATGAAGGTCGCCCCTGAGGAAATGGAGCGTGATGTTTTTCTCAACCGCATCAATCCGTTCATGGCCGAAGCCGACAAACGCCGCAGGGTCGTCGCCACGGTCGGTGGGCAAGGTTTTTCATTGCGGAAGAAAACGCGAGGCAACGGTCATTTTCGCAATTGGCTGATTGTGCCCAGCGAACTGGTTGACGCAGCCTGCGACGGATCGTCCGAAGGCAGCCAGGTGCTTCCGATCAAGCTCACGATTGATGGCGATGAAGCCACGGACAGTGTGAACGCTCGGCTGCTGCCCCACCGCGGTCTGAGCATCGTGTCGGACATCGACGACACGGTGAAAGATTCCGTTGTCGGCGACCGTCGCGAGTTGCTGAACAACACCTTCATTCGCGATTTTCGTTGCGTTGATGGGATGGCAGAAACCTATCAGGCCTGGGAGAAGTTAGGCGCCGAGTTTCACTACGTTTCGTCGAGTCCGTGGCAGTTGTTCGAGCCGTTGGTTGAGTTGCAAGAGAATTTTGGGCTGCCGATCGGGACGATGCATTTGCGGAATTTTCGCTTGCGAGATCAGCTGTTTAAAAAGCTGATCATCCGCCGACAGGGCAAGCGGCTTGCGATCACCAAGCTGCTGAAGTGCTTTCCGAACCGGGATTTCGTGCTTGTTGGTGACTCGGGTGAGAAAGACCCTGAAATTTATTTGAAAGTCTGCAAACGTTTCCCGGGCCGCATCAAGGGGCTGTTCATTCGCGACCTTGAACATCGACCGATGGACGATGAATTGTTCGATGCCATTCAATCAGCGATGGGACCAAATCTGTGTTCCCGGTTTACCGATGGCGAAGACCTGTTCAACAAAGCATCTTCCGTTTTTGCGGAGTATTGA